CAATTTTTGATATGTACAAGGCTGCCATTGAAAACAGGGAAATTGTTAAGTCATATCAACTTGCAGTTGAGCAGGCAAAACTTGAGCAAAAAATTCAAAAAGGAGATTATCTTCCATCCCTTGATGCTGGATATACCGCAAACAAACTTGATGAATCATCCAGGTTTGGAAACATGAAGTTAGAAAATATAAAAAACAGTGAGTTTGCAGTTTTTTTAACCCAGAATCTCTTCCATGGATTTAAAGACAAGCTTGAGATTGCAATTGCAGATCTTGATTTGAAAACATCTGATTATGAACTTTTAGATATAAAACATGACATAGGTCTTGAAGTCGCTCTTAGGGTTCTTCAGGTTTATCAGGCCGAGGCAAGAAGGCTTGTTGCCATGGATGCTTTTAAGGCATATTCTGAGCGTTATGAAAATGTTTTGCTCAAATATGATGTAGGAGTTGCAAAAAAAAGAGATGTTCTTACAGTAAAAGTAGAAAAAGATGACGCTGAGCAAAACCTTGCCATGGCTGAAAATGAAGTGGAAAAAGCTCTTAATATGCTCAATAGGGTAACTAAACTTTCCCTTGAATTTAGTGACATTGATTTTTCTTTATTTGAATCTCTTCCTGTTTTTTCACCTTTTGAAGAATATAAAACCACAATGCTTTCCAATAGAACAGATTTTAAAATTTTAAAAGCAGGCATTGAAAAGGCAGAAAAGACAAGAAAGCTTGCACAAGCTTCATTTTATCCAAAAATAGACCTGGTTCTTATGCAAAGATATTATTCAGATGAATATTACGCCTTTGACTCTAGTACAAGGGAAGATGAAACAAGATTACAGCTTAATTTGGGAATTAATCTTTTTGACGGAATGAAAAAATATAAAAAGATTGACAAGGCTGGACTTGAAACTGAAAGGGTTAGATATTCTCTTGCTGAACTTGAAAATGAGCTGACAACCCAGCTTGGTAATTTCCTTATTGATGCTCAAACAGCTGAAAAAAATCATTTTGTTGCCCGTGAAGGTATAACTGAAGCAGAGGAAAATTTAAGAATAACCGAGCTTTCCTTTGAAAAAGGTGTTGCCACAGCAACTGATGTTTTAGATTCAATTTATTATCTTTCCAGGGCAAGAAACAATGAAATAACTGCCAAGGCAACTATTTTCATGACCTTGTTTTATATAAAGAGAATGGTTGTTGATTATCCAGAAATTTAGTCAGTTTTTTGATCAATAAAAAAACAAAGATTATTTATAAGGCTTCAAATTAATTTGAAGCCTTTTTTTTTAGGCCTGATATAAAAAGGGAAGGGCGGCTTTAGTAGCCGCCCTTTGGAGAGGAGAAAAACCGGGTTGGTTTTTGCTTAGGGTAATGTGGTTATTGAACTTTTTTTAATCTCTAGGAGGAGATGTCTGTCTAGGTTCAATTTATACTAGGAAGCTTAGATAAATCCTCGGCATCCGCCAATGCCTTTTGATTTATAATGCTTTTTTCCCTGATTTGGACCAAAACCGCAGTTTGAATATCCAGGTATTATTTCATTGATTTTTTCTAAATGAGCCTGTCTTTTTTCTGCCATTGACTGTCTTAAGGAAAAAATTTCACTTCTTAGTGTTTTTACTTTTGCAGTATCAATAGTTTCACTTGCAAACTCCTGCTCAAGCTCCATTTTTTTATTGAAAATATCAGTTCTTAAGCCTTTTGTTTGATTAAAAAAATTTGCTCTTTCAGTTTTAATTAAGCTTTGCTCTTCAGGGGTAAGGTTATTGAAACAATGATAACCGCCTTTTCCCAGATTGCCCTGTCCCACTCTCATTGCAGATGCTGAAGAAATGAGAATAACTGAGATAAAAATTGTAATTGATAATATTGATAATGTTTTTTTCATAATTATTAACCTCCTTAGTTAATCTACTAATCTTATATTCAATTTGCGTGCCAAAAAACAAAACCCTTTAAATCAGGGCTTTTAGAGTAAAAAAATCAGATTTAATCTTTATTTGGGCAGTTTTTACTGAATTTGTTAAATCACGATTGTGTAAAAAATACACACCAGGATATTAATTACCCGCTTAAGTTTTGTAAAACTTCTTGCAAATGATATTTAAATCTGATTTTACAGGTTCTGTAAGTAAAATTTCACAATGAGTTGCTTGGTTAAAAAACAAACCAACTCAACTCAGTTTATTAAAAGGTGTTAAATGAGCAAATCAAAAGGACTTGCAAAAAATTATCCAAAACCAAAGAGGCTTTCATTTCCAGAAGACGAAAAGGAAACCGGCTGGCTTTCTGATCTTCTTGATTCTTATCATACTGCTGATAAAGCAATTTATGAACTCATAATGAAAGAGGAGAGTAAGGGTAGAAAACTTGCCTGTGCAAGAGGGTGTTCAGCCTGCTGCTCAACCCATGTTACCATTCCGGTTTATCCAATGGAGCTTCTGGGGATTTATTGGTATGTTATTTTAAAAGCTGAAAAAGAAAAACAAAAGTTGCTAAAGGAAAAGCTTACTAGATTTAAAAATAGCGGTGGTTGCCCTTTTTTAATTCAAGGTGCTTGCTCAATTCATCCCATGCGTCCTTTGGCCTGCAGGCATTTTAATGTTTTTGGAAAGCCTTGTGCCAAAGGTGAAGATCCTTATTATACAAGAAGAAAAGATGTGCTTACCCCAGATGAATCAGCTAAAAACAAGGCCCTTGCCTTTCTTCTTTCAATTCATAATATAAATGACAGAAAAGAAAAAAAAGAATTTGTTAACTCTGGTCAAATTCACTCCCTTGCCAAAAATCTTCAGGAAATTGAATGGTATAAGCTTGGAGCAAGAATTTAGATTTAATTGGAGATCTGGTAAAAATACTTGATGAAATTCAAGATGAGGGGTATTTGTTGGGATTGTTTTTTTATTGTGTAAAAGAATTGAATTTAAATTTAAGCTTTTGTTTACAAATATAGAAAGGGGTTTGAGTTGGAGTCAAAACTTCCTCTACTAACCGACATACTGGATTCAAACAGAAAAAAATACAGTGATGATTGTGCACTTGTTGAACTTGAGCCCGTGAAAAAATTACGAAAAACCCTTACCTGGAAAGAGTTTGGGGAATATTCAGGTAAAATCGCAACAAATCTTCACCATAGAAATCTGAAAAAAGGCGATTGCGTTGTTCATCTCATGATGAATTCTTTGGAATGGCTTCCTGTTTACTTTGGAATTTTAAAACTTGGAGCTCTTGTTGTACCTATAAACTATAGGTTTATGGGTAAGACAATAAGAAATTGTATTAATCTTGTTGAAGCAAAAGCTGTTTTTTTTGATGAGACTTTTATAGAAAGACTTGATGAAATTTATGATGATTTAAAGGATAAAAACCTCTTATTTGTATTTACAGGTAAAAAAGAAGTTTCTCCTTTTTACAGTATTCATATTTCAGATTTTTTATCAGAGGATGAAAATCAAGAGGTTTTGGACAGGGTTGAGTTAAAGCCCGAAGATGATGCTGCAATGTATTTTACTTCAGGAACAACAGGAGATCCCAAGGCAGTTCTTCTAACCCATGATAATCTTTCCTATGTTTGCGAAGTTGAGCACAATCATCATGGGCAGTCAAAAGACGATGTGTTTTTATGTATTCCTCCTCTTTATCATACAGGTGCAAAAATGCATTGGCTGGGAAGTCTTAGAGCCGGAGGAAAGGCTGTGATTTTAAAAGGCAGTAAACCCCGGGACATAATAACTGCTGTTTCAGAAGAATCTGTTTCAATAGTTTGGCTTCTTGTGCCCTGGGCCCATGATATCCTTGTTGCAATTGAAAATAAGGAGATTGATTTAAAAGATTATGATCTTTCAAGATGGAGGCTGATGCATATGGGCGCCCAGCCTGTTCCTGAAACTCTTGTAAGAAAATGGGAGGCGGTTTTTCCCCACCACGAATATGACACAAACTATGGACTGACAGAAGCATCTGGTCCTGGGTGTGTTCATCTTGGTACTGGTAATCTTGATAAAATCGGATCCATTGGTATTCCGGGATATGGATGGAAAGTTCAGATTGTTTACAGAAATATGCAACCTGTTCCAAGAGGCGAGCCAGGAGAACTCCTTGTCAGAGGCAGGGGGGTAATGAAAGAATATTATAAAAACAAGGAAGCAACTGAAAGAACGATTAAAGACGGTTGGCTGAGAACAGGCGATATAGCAAGAGTGGATAAAGACGGGTTCGTCTGGCTGCTTGACAGGAAAAAAGACGTTATAATTACAGGTGGAGAAAATATTTTTCCAGCTGAAATAGAAGATTTTATTCTTTCCCATCCAAAAGTTCAGGATGTTGCAGTAATAGGAACTCCTGATAAAAGGCTGGGAGAACTTGTAACAGCAGTTGTTCAGCCAAAAAAGGGGCAGGATATTTCAGAAGAGGAAATTATTGAGTTCTGCAATAAGATTCCAAGGTACAGAAGGCCAAGAATTGTTCATTTTGACTATGTTCCAAGAAATCCTACGGGAAAAATAGAAAAGCCAAAATTAAGGAAAAAATTTACTGGAATTTATTCAAGTTTTAAAAGGGATTTTTATGCTTCTTAGGTGTGTTTAATTTTTTTTGTTTAAAACACTGAACATAAAATAAAAGCCGTGATTAAAATTTAACCACGGCTTTGTTTTTTTAATTTAAAAATATGAAACGTTTTAATTCAGGGATTATTTTTTCCACTTAAATTCACTTATATTTGTAGCTTTAAGCCCATCATCAGTGTCTTCAATATCAAACTCAAGAATAATTTTCTGGTGTTTTAAGTGCGCAACATAGGCAGTGTCAGTTGTGGGTTTTTCATCTTTTAAAACATCTTTTATATGGCAGAAGATATCATGCCTTGAATCATGAAGTCCAAGACCAGTTCTCATTGTGATAAATCCAAATCCTCTTTCCTCGTTAAAAGCATGCATGATTCCCCTGTTTCTGTCTGAGTCTTCATTGCCTATAAGGCCTGGAATCAAAAATCCGGAAAAATGATTGTCCACTTCCCTTATAAGGTCATTGCTTGTGTTGGCAAATGATAAAAGATCTACTCTTTTACCCCGGTTCTGCAAAGCTCTTACAAGTCTTAAAAAATCCCCATCTCCGCTTCCAAGTAAAATATAGTCAAGATTGTCCGACTGAAGAAGGGCGTCAACTGCAAGGTCAAGGT
This sequence is a window from Desulforegulaceae bacterium. Protein-coding genes within it:
- a CDS encoding TolC family protein, with amino-acid sequence MIKFKKILLISALIFLLPFSSYSGEVTIFDMYKAAIENREIVKSYQLAVEQAKLEQKIQKGDYLPSLDAGYTANKLDESSRFGNMKLENIKNSEFAVFLTQNLFHGFKDKLEIAIADLDLKTSDYELLDIKHDIGLEVALRVLQVYQAEARRLVAMDAFKAYSERYENVLLKYDVGVAKKRDVLTVKVEKDDAEQNLAMAENEVEKALNMLNRVTKLSLEFSDIDFSLFESLPVFSPFEEYKTTMLSNRTDFKILKAGIEKAEKTRKLAQASFYPKIDLVLMQRYYSDEYYAFDSSTREDETRLQLNLGINLFDGMKKYKKIDKAGLETERVRYSLAELENELTTQLGNFLIDAQTAEKNHFVAREGITEAEENLRITELSFEKGVATATDVLDSIYYLSRARNNEITAKATIFMTLFYIKRMVVDYPEI
- a CDS encoding periplasmic heavy metal sensor, with amino-acid sequence MKKTLSILSITIFISVILISSASAMRVGQGNLGKGGYHCFNNLTPEEQSLIKTERANFFNQTKGLRTDIFNKKMELEQEFASETIDTAKVKTLRSEIFSLRQSMAEKRQAHLEKINEIIPGYSNCGFGPNQGKKHYKSKGIGGCRGFI
- a CDS encoding YkgJ family cysteine cluster protein, whose product is MSKSKGLAKNYPKPKRLSFPEDEKETGWLSDLLDSYHTADKAIYELIMKEESKGRKLACARGCSACCSTHVTIPVYPMELLGIYWYVILKAEKEKQKLLKEKLTRFKNSGGCPFLIQGACSIHPMRPLACRHFNVFGKPCAKGEDPYYTRRKDVLTPDESAKNKALAFLLSIHNINDRKEKKEFVNSGQIHSLAKNLQEIEWYKLGARI
- a CDS encoding class I adenylate-forming enzyme family protein, encoding MESKLPLLTDILDSNRKKYSDDCALVELEPVKKLRKTLTWKEFGEYSGKIATNLHHRNLKKGDCVVHLMMNSLEWLPVYFGILKLGALVVPINYRFMGKTIRNCINLVEAKAVFFDETFIERLDEIYDDLKDKNLLFVFTGKKEVSPFYSIHISDFLSEDENQEVLDRVELKPEDDAAMYFTSGTTGDPKAVLLTHDNLSYVCEVEHNHHGQSKDDVFLCIPPLYHTGAKMHWLGSLRAGGKAVILKGSKPRDIITAVSEESVSIVWLLVPWAHDILVAIENKEIDLKDYDLSRWRLMHMGAQPVPETLVRKWEAVFPHHEYDTNYGLTEASGPGCVHLGTGNLDKIGSIGIPGYGWKVQIVYRNMQPVPRGEPGELLVRGRGVMKEYYKNKEATERTIKDGWLRTGDIARVDKDGFVWLLDRKKDVIITGGENIFPAEIEDFILSHPKVQDVAVIGTPDKRLGELVTAVVQPKKGQDISEEEIIEFCNKIPRYRRPRIVHFDYVPRNPTGKIEKPKLRKKFTGIYSSFKRDFYAS
- a CDS encoding NYN domain-containing protein translates to MLKAGIFLDAENLSRNGGWGIRYEIIKDLVEAQGTRMLRANAYLAIDVDREIQDHQYRIRNSNYRDAIRRTGFHLVLKEVRRYVDSAGELVVKANADLDLAVDALLQSDNLDYILLGSGDGDFLRLVRALQNRGKRVDLLSFANTSNDLIREVDNHFSGFLIPGLIGNEDSDRNRGIMHAFNEERGFGFITMRTGLGLHDSRHDIFCHIKDVLKDEKPTTDTAYVAHLKHQKIILEFDIEDTDDGLKATNISEFKWKK